A genomic window from Carassius gibelio isolate Cgi1373 ecotype wild population from Czech Republic chromosome A11, carGib1.2-hapl.c, whole genome shotgun sequence includes:
- the si:dkeyp-61b2.1 gene encoding tumor necrosis factor receptor superfamily member 8 isoform X1 has protein sequence MTPSTSTRNTFILLFYLFFTFLHVNVIGYNGQKCESNYYQKSTQEIQRCERCNQECSEDKNEKEVTPCTQTSNRVCLCKPGFYCTSGNNYQTHCHQPCVPCGKGMFRSTPSLEDCSPHTDCARLGMIMLREGTATQDNECGNATTMKPASSSTKNIITTTTFNSTSIPMTGETEDKKEVTPCTRVCICKPGFYCTSGNNLDTNCHKPCVPCGNGTFSSTASLEACTPHTDCARLGMIMLREGTATQDNECGNATTMKPASSSTKNIITTTTFNSTSIPMTAGVTVQLKDKAEEIQSHLLLLLILMLIILFMAGFCILKKSVAKKTLLKWFGFINRQREDNPPQSQTEYDNQILSNSQLETTVPVGSAGREVKGQSTGPMPQSGAVQQVTMEHNGKGENVSNTVGSIYIYSPGMVILGSNSGDKKEEAGLCEEGVPLISRPQQESNPPSQEVRIRISAPEEAEEELSLSFPVPATEK, from the exons AACGGACAAAAGTGCGAAAGTAATTATTACCAGAAATCCACTCAGGAAATCCAAAGATGTGAACGCTGCAATCAAGAGTGTTCTG AGGATAAAAATGAGAAGGAAGTTACTCCATGCACTCAGACCAGCAATAGAGTTTGCCTCTGTAAACCAGGTTTTTATTGCACTAGTGGAAACAATTATCAAACACACTGCCATCAACCATGTGTTCCCTGTGGAAAAGGCATGTTTCGCAGCACACCATCTCTGGAAGACTGCAGTCCTCATACAGA TTGTGCTCGGTTGGGAATGATAATGCTCAGAGAGGGCACAGCGACACAGGACAATGAGTGTGGGAATGCCACAACAATGAAGCCAGCCTCGTCCTCTACCAAAAATATCATTACTACCACCACTTTCAATAGCACGTCCATTCCCATGACA ggtGAAACAGAGGATAAGAAGGAAGTTACTCCATGCACTAGAGTTTGCATCTGTAAACCAGGTTTTTATTGCACTAGTGGAAACAATTTGGACACAAACTGCCATAAACCATGTGTTCCCTGTGGAAACGGCACGTTCTCTAGCACAGCATCTCTAGAAGCATGCACTCCTCATACTGA TTGTGCTCGGTTGGGAATGATAATGCTCAGAGAGGGCACAGCGACACAGGACAATGAGTGTGGGAATGCCACAACAATGAAGCCAGCCTCGTCCTCTACCAAAAATATCATTACTACCACCACTTTCAATAGCACGTCCATTCCCATGACAG CAGGGGTCACTGTACAACTCAAAGACAAGGCAGAAGAGATCCAGTCCCACTTGCTGCTGCTATTAATCTTAATGTTGATAATCTTGTTCATGGCTGGATTCTGTATCCTGAAGAAAAGCGTGGCAAAGAAAACCCTTTTAAAATGGTTTG gttTTATAAACAGACAACGT GAAGATAATCCACCCCAGAGTCAAACTGAATATGACAATCAAATTTTGTCTAATTCCCAATTGGAGACTACAGTACCAGTCGGCAGTGCTGGcagagaggtcaaaggtcagagtaCGGGGCCCATGCCCCAATCCGGAGCTGTGCAGCAGGTCACAATGGAGCACAATGGGAAGGGTGAGAACGTCAGCAATACTGTTG GATCCATCTACATCTACTCTCCTGGAATGGTGATTTTGGGCTCCAACTCGGGTGATAAAAAGGAAGAGGCAGGACTTTGCGAAGAAGGCGTTCCCCTCATCAGCAGACCACAGCAAGAGTCAAATCCACCCTCGCAAGAGGTCAGAATCAGAATAAGCGCACCGGAAGAGGCTGAGGAGGAACTGAGCTTGAGTTTTCCTGTGCCAGCAACTGAAAAGTGA
- the si:dkeyp-61b2.1 gene encoding tumor necrosis factor receptor superfamily member 8 isoform X5: protein MTPSTSTRNTFILLFYLFFTFLHVNVIGYNGQKCESNYYQKSTQEIQRCERCNQECSEDKNEKEVTPCTQTSNRVCLCKPGFYCTSGNNYQTHCHQPCVPCGKGMFRSTPSLEDCSPHTDCARLGMIMLREGTATQDNECGNATTMKPASSSTKNIITTTTFNSTSIPMTAGVTVQLKDKAEEIQSHLLLLLILMLIILFMAGFCILKKSVAKKTLLKWFGFINRQREDNPPQSQTEYDNQILSNSQLETTVPVGSAGREVKGQSTGPMPQSGAVQQVTMEHNGKGENVSNTVGSIYIYSPGMVILGSNSGDKKEEAGLCEEGVPLISRPQQESNPPSQEVRIRISAPEEAEEELSLSFPVPATEK from the exons AACGGACAAAAGTGCGAAAGTAATTATTACCAGAAATCCACTCAGGAAATCCAAAGATGTGAACGCTGCAATCAAGAGTGTTCTG AGGATAAAAATGAGAAGGAAGTTACTCCATGCACTCAGACCAGCAATAGAGTTTGCCTCTGTAAACCAGGTTTTTATTGCACTAGTGGAAACAATTATCAAACACACTGCCATCAACCATGTGTTCCCTGTGGAAAAGGCATGTTTCGCAGCACACCATCTCTGGAAGACTGCAGTCCTCATACAGA TTGTGCTCGGTTGGGAATGATAATGCTCAGAGAGGGCACAGCGACACAGGACAATGAGTGTGGGAATGCCACAACAATGAAGCCAGCCTCGTCCTCTACCAAAAATATCATTACTACCACCACTTTCAATAGCACGTCCATTCCCATGACAG CAGGGGTCACTGTACAACTCAAAGACAAGGCAGAAGAGATCCAGTCCCACTTGCTGCTGCTATTAATCTTAATGTTGATAATCTTGTTCATGGCTGGATTCTGTATCCTGAAGAAAAGCGTGGCAAAGAAAACCCTTTTAAAATGGTTTG gttTTATAAACAGACAACGT GAAGATAATCCACCCCAGAGTCAAACTGAATATGACAATCAAATTTTGTCTAATTCCCAATTGGAGACTACAGTACCAGTCGGCAGTGCTGGcagagaggtcaaaggtcagagtaCGGGGCCCATGCCCCAATCCGGAGCTGTGCAGCAGGTCACAATGGAGCACAATGGGAAGGGTGAGAACGTCAGCAATACTGTTG GATCCATCTACATCTACTCTCCTGGAATGGTGATTTTGGGCTCCAACTCGGGTGATAAAAAGGAAGAGGCAGGACTTTGCGAAGAAGGCGTTCCCCTCATCAGCAGACCACAGCAAGAGTCAAATCCACCCTCGCAAGAGGTCAGAATCAGAATAAGCGCACCGGAAGAGGCTGAGGAGGAACTGAGCTTGAGTTTTCCTGTGCCAGCAACTGAAAAGTGA
- the si:dkeyp-61b2.1 gene encoding tumor necrosis factor receptor superfamily member 8 isoform X3 yields the protein MTPSTSTRNTFILLFYLFFTFLHVNVIGYNGQKCESNYYQKSTQEIQRCERCNQECSEDKNEKEVTPCTQTSNRVCLCKPGFYCTSGNNYQTHCHQPCVPCGKGMFRSTPSLEDCSPHTDCARLGMIMLREGTATQDNECGNATTMKPASSSTKNIITTTTFNSTSIPMTEDKKEVTPCTRVCICKPGFYCTSGNNLDTNCHKPCVPCGNGTFSSTASLEACTPHTDCARLGMIMLREGTATQDNECGNATTMKPASSSTKNIITTTTFNSTSIPMTAGVTVQLKDKAEEIQSHLLLLLILMLIILFMAGFCILKKSVAKKTLLKWFGFINRQREDNPPQSQTEYDNQILSNSQLETTVPVGSAGREVKGQSTGPMPQSGAVQQVTMEHNGKGENVSNTVGSIYIYSPGMVILGSNSGDKKEEAGLCEEGVPLISRPQQESNPPSQEVRIRISAPEEAEEELSLSFPVPATEK from the exons AACGGACAAAAGTGCGAAAGTAATTATTACCAGAAATCCACTCAGGAAATCCAAAGATGTGAACGCTGCAATCAAGAGTGTTCTG AGGATAAAAATGAGAAGGAAGTTACTCCATGCACTCAGACCAGCAATAGAGTTTGCCTCTGTAAACCAGGTTTTTATTGCACTAGTGGAAACAATTATCAAACACACTGCCATCAACCATGTGTTCCCTGTGGAAAAGGCATGTTTCGCAGCACACCATCTCTGGAAGACTGCAGTCCTCATACAGA TTGTGCTCGGTTGGGAATGATAATGCTCAGAGAGGGCACAGCGACACAGGACAATGAGTGTGGGAATGCCACAACAATGAAGCCAGCCTCGTCCTCTACCAAAAATATCATTACTACCACCACTTTCAATAGCACGTCCATTCCCATGACAG AGGATAAGAAGGAAGTTACTCCATGCACTAGAGTTTGCATCTGTAAACCAGGTTTTTATTGCACTAGTGGAAACAATTTGGACACAAACTGCCATAAACCATGTGTTCCCTGTGGAAACGGCACGTTCTCTAGCACAGCATCTCTAGAAGCATGCACTCCTCATACTGA TTGTGCTCGGTTGGGAATGATAATGCTCAGAGAGGGCACAGCGACACAGGACAATGAGTGTGGGAATGCCACAACAATGAAGCCAGCCTCGTCCTCTACCAAAAATATCATTACTACCACCACTTTCAATAGCACGTCCATTCCCATGACAG CAGGGGTCACTGTACAACTCAAAGACAAGGCAGAAGAGATCCAGTCCCACTTGCTGCTGCTATTAATCTTAATGTTGATAATCTTGTTCATGGCTGGATTCTGTATCCTGAAGAAAAGCGTGGCAAAGAAAACCCTTTTAAAATGGTTTG gttTTATAAACAGACAACGT GAAGATAATCCACCCCAGAGTCAAACTGAATATGACAATCAAATTTTGTCTAATTCCCAATTGGAGACTACAGTACCAGTCGGCAGTGCTGGcagagaggtcaaaggtcagagtaCGGGGCCCATGCCCCAATCCGGAGCTGTGCAGCAGGTCACAATGGAGCACAATGGGAAGGGTGAGAACGTCAGCAATACTGTTG GATCCATCTACATCTACTCTCCTGGAATGGTGATTTTGGGCTCCAACTCGGGTGATAAAAAGGAAGAGGCAGGACTTTGCGAAGAAGGCGTTCCCCTCATCAGCAGACCACAGCAAGAGTCAAATCCACCCTCGCAAGAGGTCAGAATCAGAATAAGCGCACCGGAAGAGGCTGAGGAGGAACTGAGCTTGAGTTTTCCTGTGCCAGCAACTGAAAAGTGA
- the si:dkeyp-61b2.1 gene encoding tumor necrosis factor receptor superfamily member 21 isoform X2 has product MTPSTSTRNTFILLFYLFFTFLHVNVIGYNGQKCESNYYQKSTQEIQRCERCNQECSEDKNEKEVTPCTQTSNRVCLCKPGFYCTSGNNYQTHCHQPCVPCGKGMFRSTPSLEDCSPHTDCARLGMIMLREGTATQDNECGNATTMKPASSSTKNIITTTTFNSTSIPMTGETEDKKEVTPCTRVCICKPGFYCTSGNNLDTNCHKPCVPCGNGTFSSTASLEACTPHTDCARLGMIMLREGTATQDNECGNATTMKPASSSTKNIITTTTFNSTSIPMTGVTVQLKDKAEEIQSHLLLLLILMLIILFMAGFCILKKSVAKKTLLKWFGFINRQREDNPPQSQTEYDNQILSNSQLETTVPVGSAGREVKGQSTGPMPQSGAVQQVTMEHNGKGENVSNTVGSIYIYSPGMVILGSNSGDKKEEAGLCEEGVPLISRPQQESNPPSQEVRIRISAPEEAEEELSLSFPVPATEK; this is encoded by the exons AACGGACAAAAGTGCGAAAGTAATTATTACCAGAAATCCACTCAGGAAATCCAAAGATGTGAACGCTGCAATCAAGAGTGTTCTG AGGATAAAAATGAGAAGGAAGTTACTCCATGCACTCAGACCAGCAATAGAGTTTGCCTCTGTAAACCAGGTTTTTATTGCACTAGTGGAAACAATTATCAAACACACTGCCATCAACCATGTGTTCCCTGTGGAAAAGGCATGTTTCGCAGCACACCATCTCTGGAAGACTGCAGTCCTCATACAGA TTGTGCTCGGTTGGGAATGATAATGCTCAGAGAGGGCACAGCGACACAGGACAATGAGTGTGGGAATGCCACAACAATGAAGCCAGCCTCGTCCTCTACCAAAAATATCATTACTACCACCACTTTCAATAGCACGTCCATTCCCATGACA ggtGAAACAGAGGATAAGAAGGAAGTTACTCCATGCACTAGAGTTTGCATCTGTAAACCAGGTTTTTATTGCACTAGTGGAAACAATTTGGACACAAACTGCCATAAACCATGTGTTCCCTGTGGAAACGGCACGTTCTCTAGCACAGCATCTCTAGAAGCATGCACTCCTCATACTGA TTGTGCTCGGTTGGGAATGATAATGCTCAGAGAGGGCACAGCGACACAGGACAATGAGTGTGGGAATGCCACAACAATGAAGCCAGCCTCGTCCTCTACCAAAAATATCATTACTACCACCACTTTCAATAGCACGTCCATTCCCATGACAG GGGTCACTGTACAACTCAAAGACAAGGCAGAAGAGATCCAGTCCCACTTGCTGCTGCTATTAATCTTAATGTTGATAATCTTGTTCATGGCTGGATTCTGTATCCTGAAGAAAAGCGTGGCAAAGAAAACCCTTTTAAAATGGTTTG gttTTATAAACAGACAACGT GAAGATAATCCACCCCAGAGTCAAACTGAATATGACAATCAAATTTTGTCTAATTCCCAATTGGAGACTACAGTACCAGTCGGCAGTGCTGGcagagaggtcaaaggtcagagtaCGGGGCCCATGCCCCAATCCGGAGCTGTGCAGCAGGTCACAATGGAGCACAATGGGAAGGGTGAGAACGTCAGCAATACTGTTG GATCCATCTACATCTACTCTCCTGGAATGGTGATTTTGGGCTCCAACTCGGGTGATAAAAAGGAAGAGGCAGGACTTTGCGAAGAAGGCGTTCCCCTCATCAGCAGACCACAGCAAGAGTCAAATCCACCCTCGCAAGAGGTCAGAATCAGAATAAGCGCACCGGAAGAGGCTGAGGAGGAACTGAGCTTGAGTTTTCCTGTGCCAGCAACTGAAAAGTGA
- the tnfrsf1b gene encoding tumor necrosis factor receptor superfamily member 1B yields the protein MLILISRLLFMAAVWRVAEGKTSLPYRSDGTCDTATEYYAKDLGLCCSRCKPGTHLAVMCTSNSDTVCEPCQDGQYSENMNHFSNCFSCPRCKEVKGLMYGTNCSADTKAVCVCKPGMTCSKYNFEKECEECRRSRSCKPGQFVFKEGSSVRCMPCPTGTFSDRTNSEQCKPHTKCEGRSVLRAGDSTVDTLCERMPPPPPSTAATTSNAPLQSSPKRTSPQKPGSIWGKMQAIQLMNTTTTTTTSTVVLLSRVTTDTAGYQDFMIYCSVGVGIGLVVLILGVMVITCMLRKRKGLQKVPITDDKKVEQDPSASSTPDYQRLLLVDRCQKEPSMTSSDSQSQPDSGHSSADWLDRTSQESLPEQPSVSSPMVNLSITATFNCQLNPTTASCSIPMLTPLTPHAEAPVPLSQEEVCVSCQQEDGKEALRSVQESGLCVF from the exons ATGCTGATTCTCATCTCACGGTTATTATTTATGGCGGCGGTGTGGCGCGTGGCGGAGGGGAAG ACATCTCTGCCATATCGATCAGATGGAACATGTGATACAGCCACTGAATATTACGCCAAAGACTTGGGACTGTGCTGCAGTAGATGCAAACCAG GGACTCATCTGGCGGTTATGTGCACTAGTAATTCAGACACCGTCTGTGAACCCTGCCAAGATGGACAGTACTCAGAAAATATGAACCATTTTTCTAACTGTTTCTCTTGTCCAAGGTGTAAAGAAG TGAAAGGACTGATGTATGGCACAAACTGCTCTGCTGATACCAAAGCCGTTTGTGTTTGCAAGCCTGGGATGACATGTTCTAAGTATAATTTCGAAAAAGAATGTGAGGAATGCAGAAGATCTAGATCCTGCAAACCTGGTCAATTTGTCTTCAAAGAAG GGTCATCTGTTAGGTGTATGCCATGTCCAACTGGAACGTTTTCAGACCGCACTAATAGTGAACAGTGTAAACCACACACAAA ATGTGAAGGCAGGTCAGTTTTAAGAGCTGGCGACTCTACAGTTGATACACTGTGTGAGAGgatgccaccaccaccaccatcaacagcagcaacaacatCAAATGCTCCCCTTCAGAGTTCACCAAAGCGTACTAGCCCCCAAAAACCGGGTTCTATTTGGGGAAAAATGCAGGCAATTCAGCTTAtgaacaccaccaccaccaccaccacctcaaCTGTAGTTCTATTGAGTAGAGTGACAACAGACACAGCAGGGTATCAAGATTTCATGATCTACTGCTCTG TCGGTGTTGGTATTGGTCTGGTTGTGCTCATATTGGGAGTGATGGTGATTACATGCATGTTACGAAAGAGGAAAG GTTTACAGAAGGTTCCGATCACAGATGACAAGAAG GTAGAGCAGGATCCCTCGGCGAGCAGCACACCTGATTATCAGCGTCTGTTACTCGTCGACAGGTGCCAGAAGGAGCCGTCCATGACTTCATCGGACAGCCAGAGTCAGCCAGACTCAGGTCACAGCAGCGCTGACTGGCTGGACCGCACCAGTCAGGAGTCCCTACCAGAGCAGCCATCCGTCTCCAGCCCCATGGTCAATCTCAGCATCACGGCCACCTTCAACTGCCAGCTGAACCCCACGACAGCGTCCTGCTCCATCCCCATGCTGACACCCCTGACACCCCACGCTGAAGCTCCGGTGCCGCTTTCTCAAGAAGAGGTCTGTGTATCCTGTCAGCAAGAGGACGGCAAAGAAGCTCTGCGCTCAGTGCAGGAGAGCGGCCTGTGTGTCTTCTGA